A stretch of the Pan troglodytes isolate AG18354 chromosome 20, NHGRI_mPanTro3-v2.0_pri, whole genome shotgun sequence genome encodes the following:
- the XRCC1 gene encoding DNA repair protein XRCC1 isoform X3 — translation MLEKEEQIHSVDIGNDGSAFVEVLVGSSAGGAGEQDYEVLLVTSSFMSPSESRSGSNPNRVRMFGPDKLVRAAAEKRWDRVKIVCSQPYSKDSPFGLSFVRFHSPPDKDEAEAPSQKVTVTKLGQFRVKEEDESASSLRPGALFFSRINKTSPVTASDPAGPSYAAATLQASSAASSASPVSRAIGSTSKPQESPKGKRKLDLNQEEKKTPSKPPAQLSPSVPKRPKLPAPTRTPATAPVPARAQGAVTGKPRGEGTEPRRPRAGPEELGKILQGVVVVLSGFQNPFRSELRDKALELGAKYRPDWTRDSTHLICAFANTPKYSQVLGLGGRIVRKEWVLDCHRMRRRLPSRRYLMAGPGSSSEEDEASHSGGSGDEAPKLPQKRPQTKTKPTQAAGPSSPQKPPTPEETKAASPVLQEDIDIEGVQSEGQDNGAEDSGDTEDELRRVAEQKEHRLPPGQEENGEDPYAGSTDENTDSEEHQEPPDLPVPELPDFFQGKHFFLYGEFPGDERRKLIRYVTAFNGELEDYMSDRVQFVITAQEWDPSFEEALMDNPSLAFVRPRWIYSCNEKQKLLPHQLYGVVPQA, via the exons TTGGAGAAGGAGGAGCAGATACACAGTGTGGACATTGGGAATGATGGCTCAGCTTTCGTGGAGGTGCTGGTGGGCAGTTCAGCTGGAGGCGCTGGGGAGCAAGACTATGAG GTCCTTCTGGTCACCTCATCTTTCATGTCCCCTTCCGAGAGCCGCAGTGGCTCAAACCCCAACCGCGTTCGCATGTTTGGGCCTGACAAGCTGGTCCGGGCAGCCGCCGAGAAGCGCTGGGACCGGGTCAAAATTGTTTGCAGCCAGCCCTACAGCAAG GACTCCCCCTTTGGCTTGAGTTTTGTACGGTTTCATAGCCCCCCAGACAAAGATGAGGCAGAGGCCCCGTCCCAG AAGGTGACAGTGACCAAGCTTGGCCAGTTCCGTGTGAAGGAGGAGGATGAGAGCGCCAGCTCTCTGAGGCCGGGGGCTCTCTTCTTCAGCCGGATCAACAAGACATCCCCAG TCACAGCCAGCGACCCGGCAGGACCTAGCTATGCAGCTGCTACCCTCCAGGCTTCTAGTgctgcctcctcagcctctccagtctCCAGGGCCATAGGCAGCACCTCCAAG CCCCAGGAGTCTCCCAAAGGGAAGAGGAAGTTGGATttgaaccaagaagaaaagaagaccCCCAGCAAACCACCAGCCCAGCTGTCGCCATCTGTTCCCAAGAGACCTAAAT TGCCAGCTCCAACTCGTACCCCAGCCACAGCCCCAGTCCCTGCCCGAGCACAGGGGGCAGTGACAGGCAAACCCCGAGGAGAAGGCACCGAGCCCAGACGACCCCGAGCTGGCCCAGAGGAGCTGGGGAAGATCCTTCAGGGTGTGGTAGTGGTGCTGAGTGGCTTCCAGAACCCCTTCCGCTCCGAGCTGCGAGATAAGGCCCTAGAGCTTGGGGCCAAGTATCGGCCAGACTGGACCCGGGACAGCACGCACCTCAT CTGTGCCTTTGCCAACACCCCCAAGTACAGCCAGGTCCTAGGCCTGGGAGGCCGCATCGTGCGTAAGGAGTGGGTGCTGGACTGTCACCGCATGCGTCGGCGGCTGCCCTCCCGGAG GTACCTCATGGCAGGGCCAGGTTCCAGCAGTGAGGAGGATGAGGCCTCTCACAGCGGTGGCAGCGGAGATGAAGCCCCCAAGCTTCCTCAAAAG CGCCCCCAGACCAAAACCAAGCCCACTCAGGCAGCTGGACCCAGCTCACCCCAGAAGCCCCCAACCCCTGAAGAGACCAAAGCAGCCTCACCAGTGCTCCAGGAAGATATAGACATTGAGGGGGTACAGTCAG AAGGACAGGACAATGGGGCGGAAGATTCTGGGGACACAGAGGATGAGCTGAGGAg GGTGGCAGAGCAGAAGGAACACAGACTGCCCCCTGGCCAGGAGGAGAATGGGGAAGACCCGTATGCAGGCTCCACGGATGAGAACACGGACAGTGAGGAACACCAGGAGCCTCCTGATCTGCCAGTCCCTGAGCTCCCAG ATTTCTTCCAGGGCAAGCACTTCTTTCTTTACGGGGAGTTCCCTGGGGACGAGCGGCGGAAACTCATCCGATACGTCACAGCCTTCAATGG GGAGCTCGAGGACTATATGAGCGACCGGGTTCAGTTTGTGATCACAGCACAGGAATGGGATCCCAGCTTTGAGGAG GCCCTGATGGACAACCCCTCCCTGGCATTCGTTCGTCCCCGATGGATCTACAGTTGCAATGAGAAGCAGAAGTTACTTCCTCACCAGCTCTATGGGGTGGTGCCGCAGGCCTGA
- the XRCC1 gene encoding DNA repair protein XRCC1 isoform X4 has protein sequence MPEIRLRHVVSCSSQDSTHCAENLLKADTYRKWRAAKAGEKTISVVLQLEKEEQIHSVDIGNDGSAFVEVLVGSSAGGAGEQDYEVLLVTSSFMSPSESRSGSNPNRVRMFGPDKLVRAAAEKRWDRVKIVCSQPYSKDSPFGLSFVRFHSPPDKDEAEAPSQKVTVTKLGQFRVKEEDESASSLRPGALFFSRINKTSPVTASDPAGPSYAAATLQASSAASSASPVSRAIGSTSKPQESPKGKRKLDLNQEEKKTPSKPPAQLSPSVPKRPKLPAPTRTPATAPVPARAQGAVTGKPRGEGTEPRRPRAGPEELGKILQGVVVVLSGFQNPFRSELRDKALELGAKYRPDWTRDSTHLICAFANTPKYSQVLGLGGRIVRKEWVLDCHRMRRRLPSRRYLMAGPGSSSEEDEASHSGGSGDEAPKLPQKRPQTKTKPTQAAGPSSPQKPPTPEETKAASPVLQEDIDIEGVQSEGQDNGAEDSGDTEDELRRVAEQKEHRLPPGQEENGEDPYAGSTDENTDSEEHQEPPDLPVPELPDFFQGKHFFLYGEFPGDERRKLIRYVTAFNGELEDYMSDRVQFVITAQEWDPSFEEALMDNPSLAFVRPRWIYSCNEKQKLLPHQLYGVVPQA, from the exons TTGGAGAAGGAGGAGCAGATACACAGTGTGGACATTGGGAATGATGGCTCAGCTTTCGTGGAGGTGCTGGTGGGCAGTTCAGCTGGAGGCGCTGGGGAGCAAGACTATGAG GTCCTTCTGGTCACCTCATCTTTCATGTCCCCTTCCGAGAGCCGCAGTGGCTCAAACCCCAACCGCGTTCGCATGTTTGGGCCTGACAAGCTGGTCCGGGCAGCCGCCGAGAAGCGCTGGGACCGGGTCAAAATTGTTTGCAGCCAGCCCTACAGCAAG GACTCCCCCTTTGGCTTGAGTTTTGTACGGTTTCATAGCCCCCCAGACAAAGATGAGGCAGAGGCCCCGTCCCAG AAGGTGACAGTGACCAAGCTTGGCCAGTTCCGTGTGAAGGAGGAGGATGAGAGCGCCAGCTCTCTGAGGCCGGGGGCTCTCTTCTTCAGCCGGATCAACAAGACATCCCCAG TCACAGCCAGCGACCCGGCAGGACCTAGCTATGCAGCTGCTACCCTCCAGGCTTCTAGTgctgcctcctcagcctctccagtctCCAGGGCCATAGGCAGCACCTCCAAG CCCCAGGAGTCTCCCAAAGGGAAGAGGAAGTTGGATttgaaccaagaagaaaagaagaccCCCAGCAAACCACCAGCCCAGCTGTCGCCATCTGTTCCCAAGAGACCTAAAT TGCCAGCTCCAACTCGTACCCCAGCCACAGCCCCAGTCCCTGCCCGAGCACAGGGGGCAGTGACAGGCAAACCCCGAGGAGAAGGCACCGAGCCCAGACGACCCCGAGCTGGCCCAGAGGAGCTGGGGAAGATCCTTCAGGGTGTGGTAGTGGTGCTGAGTGGCTTCCAGAACCCCTTCCGCTCCGAGCTGCGAGATAAGGCCCTAGAGCTTGGGGCCAAGTATCGGCCAGACTGGACCCGGGACAGCACGCACCTCAT CTGTGCCTTTGCCAACACCCCCAAGTACAGCCAGGTCCTAGGCCTGGGAGGCCGCATCGTGCGTAAGGAGTGGGTGCTGGACTGTCACCGCATGCGTCGGCGGCTGCCCTCCCGGAG GTACCTCATGGCAGGGCCAGGTTCCAGCAGTGAGGAGGATGAGGCCTCTCACAGCGGTGGCAGCGGAGATGAAGCCCCCAAGCTTCCTCAAAAG CGCCCCCAGACCAAAACCAAGCCCACTCAGGCAGCTGGACCCAGCTCACCCCAGAAGCCCCCAACCCCTGAAGAGACCAAAGCAGCCTCACCAGTGCTCCAGGAAGATATAGACATTGAGGGGGTACAGTCAG AAGGACAGGACAATGGGGCGGAAGATTCTGGGGACACAGAGGATGAGCTGAGGAg GGTGGCAGAGCAGAAGGAACACAGACTGCCCCCTGGCCAGGAGGAGAATGGGGAAGACCCGTATGCAGGCTCCACGGATGAGAACACGGACAGTGAGGAACACCAGGAGCCTCCTGATCTGCCAGTCCCTGAGCTCCCAG ATTTCTTCCAGGGCAAGCACTTCTTTCTTTACGGGGAGTTCCCTGGGGACGAGCGGCGGAAACTCATCCGATACGTCACAGCCTTCAATGG GGAGCTCGAGGACTATATGAGCGACCGGGTTCAGTTTGTGATCACAGCACAGGAATGGGATCCCAGCTTTGAGGAG GCCCTGATGGACAACCCCTCCCTGGCATTCGTTCGTCCCCGATGGATCTACAGTTGCAATGAGAAGCAGAAGTTACTTCCTCACCAGCTCTATGGGGTGGTGCCGCAGGCCTGA
- the XRCC1 gene encoding DNA repair protein XRCC1 isoform X2 translates to MPEIRLRHVVSCSSQDSTHCAENLLKADTYRKWRAAKAGEKTISVVLQVLLVTSSFMSPSESRSGSNPNRVRMFGPDKLVRAAAEKRWDRVKIVCSQPYSKDSPFGLSFVRFHSPPDKDEAEAPSQKVTVTKLGQFRVKEEDESASSLRPGALFFSRINKTSPVTASDPAGPSYAAATLQASSAASSASPVSRAIGSTSKPQESPKGKRKLDLNQEEKKTPSKPPAQLSPSVPKRPKLPAPTRTPATAPVPARAQGAVTGKPRGEGTEPRRPRAGPEELGKILQGVVVVLSGFQNPFRSELRDKALELGAKYRPDWTRDSTHLICAFANTPKYSQVLGLGGRIVRKEWVLDCHRMRRRLPSRRYLMAGPGSSSEEDEASHSGGSGDEAPKLPQKRPQTKTKPTQAAGPSSPQKPPTPEETKAASPVLQEDIDIEGVQSEGQDNGAEDSGDTEDELRRVAEQKEHRLPPGQEENGEDPYAGSTDENTDSEEHQEPPDLPVPELPDFFQGKHFFLYGEFPGDERRKLIRYVTAFNGELEDYMSDRVQFVITAQEWDPSFEEALMDNPSLAFVRPRWIYSCNEKQKLLPHQLYGVVPQA, encoded by the exons GTCCTTCTGGTCACCTCATCTTTCATGTCCCCTTCCGAGAGCCGCAGTGGCTCAAACCCCAACCGCGTTCGCATGTTTGGGCCTGACAAGCTGGTCCGGGCAGCCGCCGAGAAGCGCTGGGACCGGGTCAAAATTGTTTGCAGCCAGCCCTACAGCAAG GACTCCCCCTTTGGCTTGAGTTTTGTACGGTTTCATAGCCCCCCAGACAAAGATGAGGCAGAGGCCCCGTCCCAG AAGGTGACAGTGACCAAGCTTGGCCAGTTCCGTGTGAAGGAGGAGGATGAGAGCGCCAGCTCTCTGAGGCCGGGGGCTCTCTTCTTCAGCCGGATCAACAAGACATCCCCAG TCACAGCCAGCGACCCGGCAGGACCTAGCTATGCAGCTGCTACCCTCCAGGCTTCTAGTgctgcctcctcagcctctccagtctCCAGGGCCATAGGCAGCACCTCCAAG CCCCAGGAGTCTCCCAAAGGGAAGAGGAAGTTGGATttgaaccaagaagaaaagaagaccCCCAGCAAACCACCAGCCCAGCTGTCGCCATCTGTTCCCAAGAGACCTAAAT TGCCAGCTCCAACTCGTACCCCAGCCACAGCCCCAGTCCCTGCCCGAGCACAGGGGGCAGTGACAGGCAAACCCCGAGGAGAAGGCACCGAGCCCAGACGACCCCGAGCTGGCCCAGAGGAGCTGGGGAAGATCCTTCAGGGTGTGGTAGTGGTGCTGAGTGGCTTCCAGAACCCCTTCCGCTCCGAGCTGCGAGATAAGGCCCTAGAGCTTGGGGCCAAGTATCGGCCAGACTGGACCCGGGACAGCACGCACCTCAT CTGTGCCTTTGCCAACACCCCCAAGTACAGCCAGGTCCTAGGCCTGGGAGGCCGCATCGTGCGTAAGGAGTGGGTGCTGGACTGTCACCGCATGCGTCGGCGGCTGCCCTCCCGGAG GTACCTCATGGCAGGGCCAGGTTCCAGCAGTGAGGAGGATGAGGCCTCTCACAGCGGTGGCAGCGGAGATGAAGCCCCCAAGCTTCCTCAAAAG CGCCCCCAGACCAAAACCAAGCCCACTCAGGCAGCTGGACCCAGCTCACCCCAGAAGCCCCCAACCCCTGAAGAGACCAAAGCAGCCTCACCAGTGCTCCAGGAAGATATAGACATTGAGGGGGTACAGTCAG AAGGACAGGACAATGGGGCGGAAGATTCTGGGGACACAGAGGATGAGCTGAGGAg GGTGGCAGAGCAGAAGGAACACAGACTGCCCCCTGGCCAGGAGGAGAATGGGGAAGACCCGTATGCAGGCTCCACGGATGAGAACACGGACAGTGAGGAACACCAGGAGCCTCCTGATCTGCCAGTCCCTGAGCTCCCAG ATTTCTTCCAGGGCAAGCACTTCTTTCTTTACGGGGAGTTCCCTGGGGACGAGCGGCGGAAACTCATCCGATACGTCACAGCCTTCAATGG GGAGCTCGAGGACTATATGAGCGACCGGGTTCAGTTTGTGATCACAGCACAGGAATGGGATCCCAGCTTTGAGGAG GCCCTGATGGACAACCCCTCCCTGGCATTCGTTCGTCCCCGATGGATCTACAGTTGCAATGAGAAGCAGAAGTTACTTCCTCACCAGCTCTATGGGGTGGTGCCGCAGGCCTGA
- the XRCC1 gene encoding DNA repair protein XRCC1 isoform X1 — MPEIRLRHVVSCSSQDSLEKEEQIHSVDIGNDGSAFVEVLVGSSAGGAGEQDYEVLLVTSSFMSPSESRSGSNPNRVRMFGPDKLVRAAAEKRWDRVKIVCSQPYSKDSPFGLSFVRFHSPPDKDEAEAPSQKVTVTKLGQFRVKEEDESASSLRPGALFFSRINKTSPVTASDPAGPSYAAATLQASSAASSASPVSRAIGSTSKPQESPKGKRKLDLNQEEKKTPSKPPAQLSPSVPKRPKLPAPTRTPATAPVPARAQGAVTGKPRGEGTEPRRPRAGPEELGKILQGVVVVLSGFQNPFRSELRDKALELGAKYRPDWTRDSTHLICAFANTPKYSQVLGLGGRIVRKEWVLDCHRMRRRLPSRRYLMAGPGSSSEEDEASHSGGSGDEAPKLPQKRPQTKTKPTQAAGPSSPQKPPTPEETKAASPVLQEDIDIEGVQSEGQDNGAEDSGDTEDELRRVAEQKEHRLPPGQEENGEDPYAGSTDENTDSEEHQEPPDLPVPELPDFFQGKHFFLYGEFPGDERRKLIRYVTAFNGELEDYMSDRVQFVITAQEWDPSFEEALMDNPSLAFVRPRWIYSCNEKQKLLPHQLYGVVPQA; from the exons TTGGAGAAGGAGGAGCAGATACACAGTGTGGACATTGGGAATGATGGCTCAGCTTTCGTGGAGGTGCTGGTGGGCAGTTCAGCTGGAGGCGCTGGGGAGCAAGACTATGAG GTCCTTCTGGTCACCTCATCTTTCATGTCCCCTTCCGAGAGCCGCAGTGGCTCAAACCCCAACCGCGTTCGCATGTTTGGGCCTGACAAGCTGGTCCGGGCAGCCGCCGAGAAGCGCTGGGACCGGGTCAAAATTGTTTGCAGCCAGCCCTACAGCAAG GACTCCCCCTTTGGCTTGAGTTTTGTACGGTTTCATAGCCCCCCAGACAAAGATGAGGCAGAGGCCCCGTCCCAG AAGGTGACAGTGACCAAGCTTGGCCAGTTCCGTGTGAAGGAGGAGGATGAGAGCGCCAGCTCTCTGAGGCCGGGGGCTCTCTTCTTCAGCCGGATCAACAAGACATCCCCAG TCACAGCCAGCGACCCGGCAGGACCTAGCTATGCAGCTGCTACCCTCCAGGCTTCTAGTgctgcctcctcagcctctccagtctCCAGGGCCATAGGCAGCACCTCCAAG CCCCAGGAGTCTCCCAAAGGGAAGAGGAAGTTGGATttgaaccaagaagaaaagaagaccCCCAGCAAACCACCAGCCCAGCTGTCGCCATCTGTTCCCAAGAGACCTAAAT TGCCAGCTCCAACTCGTACCCCAGCCACAGCCCCAGTCCCTGCCCGAGCACAGGGGGCAGTGACAGGCAAACCCCGAGGAGAAGGCACCGAGCCCAGACGACCCCGAGCTGGCCCAGAGGAGCTGGGGAAGATCCTTCAGGGTGTGGTAGTGGTGCTGAGTGGCTTCCAGAACCCCTTCCGCTCCGAGCTGCGAGATAAGGCCCTAGAGCTTGGGGCCAAGTATCGGCCAGACTGGACCCGGGACAGCACGCACCTCAT CTGTGCCTTTGCCAACACCCCCAAGTACAGCCAGGTCCTAGGCCTGGGAGGCCGCATCGTGCGTAAGGAGTGGGTGCTGGACTGTCACCGCATGCGTCGGCGGCTGCCCTCCCGGAG GTACCTCATGGCAGGGCCAGGTTCCAGCAGTGAGGAGGATGAGGCCTCTCACAGCGGTGGCAGCGGAGATGAAGCCCCCAAGCTTCCTCAAAAG CGCCCCCAGACCAAAACCAAGCCCACTCAGGCAGCTGGACCCAGCTCACCCCAGAAGCCCCCAACCCCTGAAGAGACCAAAGCAGCCTCACCAGTGCTCCAGGAAGATATAGACATTGAGGGGGTACAGTCAG AAGGACAGGACAATGGGGCGGAAGATTCTGGGGACACAGAGGATGAGCTGAGGAg GGTGGCAGAGCAGAAGGAACACAGACTGCCCCCTGGCCAGGAGGAGAATGGGGAAGACCCGTATGCAGGCTCCACGGATGAGAACACGGACAGTGAGGAACACCAGGAGCCTCCTGATCTGCCAGTCCCTGAGCTCCCAG ATTTCTTCCAGGGCAAGCACTTCTTTCTTTACGGGGAGTTCCCTGGGGACGAGCGGCGGAAACTCATCCGATACGTCACAGCCTTCAATGG GGAGCTCGAGGACTATATGAGCGACCGGGTTCAGTTTGTGATCACAGCACAGGAATGGGATCCCAGCTTTGAGGAG GCCCTGATGGACAACCCCTCCCTGGCATTCGTTCGTCCCCGATGGATCTACAGTTGCAATGAGAAGCAGAAGTTACTTCCTCACCAGCTCTATGGGGTGGTGCCGCAGGCCTGA